The following is a genomic window from Sphingobacteriales bacterium.
TTTTCAGCACTTTCCTGAAGTTGAATACAAAAGCGACCGCTCACCTCTTACACTGGCCGATAAAGCTTCCAACAACATCATCTGCCAGTATCTGTCGGAA
Proteins encoded in this region:
- a CDS encoding 3'(2'),5'-bisphosphate nucleotidase CysQ is translated as MNHPANIRINELNKIAVQAGTKILEIYHDFQHFPEVEYKSDRSPLTLADKASNNIICQYLSE